One Leclercia pneumoniae genomic region harbors:
- a CDS encoding HlyC/CorC family transporter has translation MEHISTTALIVTLIIMVVISAYFSGSETGMMTLNRYRLRHRAKQGNRAARRVEKLLRKPDRLISLVLIGNNLVNILASALGTIVGMRLYGNAGVAIATGVLTFVVLVFAEVLPKTVAALYPEKVAYPSSFLLAPLLILMMPLVWLLNMVTRLLMRMVGIKADVTISSALSKDELRTIVNESRSQISRRNQDMLLSVLDLEKISVDDIMVPRNEIVGIDINDDWKAIVRQLTHSPHGRIVLYRDSLDDTISMLRVREAYRLMTEKNEFTKEVMLRAADEIYYIPEGTPLSTQLVKFQRNKKKVGLVVDEYGDIQGLVTVEDILEEIVGDFTTSMSPSLAEEVTPQNDGSVLIDGSASVRELNKAFNWHLPEDEARTINGMILEALEEIPAAGTRVRIGQYDIDILDVQDNMIKQVKVLPVKPLRESVAES, from the coding sequence CTGGAACACATCTCCACCACCGCGCTGATCGTTACGCTGATCATCATGGTGGTTATTTCCGCCTATTTCTCCGGCTCGGAAACCGGCATGATGACCCTGAACCGTTACCGGTTACGTCATCGCGCCAAACAAGGTAACCGCGCCGCCCGCCGCGTAGAAAAGCTGCTGCGTAAGCCTGACCGCCTGATTAGCCTGGTGCTGATCGGCAATAACCTGGTCAATATTCTTGCCTCTGCGCTTGGCACCATTGTCGGGATGCGCCTGTATGGTAATGCAGGCGTCGCCATCGCCACCGGGGTGCTCACCTTTGTGGTGTTGGTATTTGCCGAAGTCCTGCCCAAAACTGTCGCTGCACTCTATCCAGAGAAGGTCGCCTACCCCAGCAGCTTCCTGCTGGCGCCGCTGCTTATTCTGATGATGCCGCTGGTGTGGTTACTGAATATGGTGACGCGCCTGCTAATGCGGATGGTGGGTATTAAAGCCGATGTCACGATCAGCAGCGCGCTGAGCAAGGATGAGTTGCGCACTATCGTTAATGAATCCCGCTCGCAAATCTCGCGCCGTAATCAGGATATGCTGCTGTCGGTACTGGACCTGGAAAAAATCAGCGTCGACGACATCATGGTGCCCCGTAACGAGATCGTCGGCATCGATATCAACGACGACTGGAAAGCCATTGTTCGCCAGCTCACCCACTCCCCGCACGGTCGCATCGTGCTCTATCGCGATTCACTGGACGATACCATCAGCATGCTGCGCGTGCGTGAAGCGTATCGCCTGATGACTGAGAAAAATGAGTTTACCAAAGAGGTCATGCTGCGCGCCGCAGACGAGATCTACTACATTCCGGAAGGCACGCCGCTTAGTACCCAGTTGGTCAAATTCCAGCGCAATAAGAAAAAAGTCGGTCTGGTGGTAGATGAATACGGTGACATTCAGGGACTAGTCACGGTCGAGGATATTCTTGAAGAGATCGTCGGCGATTTTACTACCTCTATGTCGCCGTCCCTTGCTGAAGAGGTGACCCCGCAGAATGATGGCTCTGTGCTGATAGACGGCAGCGCCAGCGTGCGCGAGCTGAATAAAGCCTTTAACTGGCATCTGCCAGAGGATGAAGCGCGGACGATAAACGGCATGATTCTGGAAGCGCTGGAAGAGATCCCGGCCGCAGGTACGCGGGTGCGTATCGGGCAATACGATATTGATATCCTGGATGTGCAGGACAATATGATTAAACAGGTGAAGGTGCTGCCGGTGAAGCCGCTGCGGGAGAGCGTGGCAGAGTCATGA
- the grpE gene encoding nucleotide exchange factor GrpE, which produces MSSKEQKTPEGQAPEEIIMEQHEEVEAVEPDASAEQVDPRDEKIANLEAQLAEAQGRERDSVLRVKAEMDNLRRRTELDVEKAHKFALEKFVNELLPVIDSLDRALEVADKANPDNAAMIEGIELTLKSMLDVVRKFGVEVVADTNVALDPNVHQAIAMVESEEVAAGNVLAVMQKGYTLNGRTIRAAMVTVAKAKA; this is translated from the coding sequence ATGAGTAGTAAAGAACAGAAAACGCCTGAGGGGCAAGCCCCGGAAGAAATTATCATGGAACAGCACGAGGAAGTTGAGGCGGTTGAGCCGGACGCTTCTGCTGAGCAGGTGGATCCGCGCGATGAAAAAATTGCGAATCTGGAAGCTCAGTTAGCTGAAGCCCAGGGCCGTGAGCGCGACAGCGTCCTGCGCGTGAAGGCGGAGATGGACAACCTGCGCCGCCGTACCGAGCTGGACGTCGAAAAGGCGCATAAATTCGCGCTGGAGAAGTTCGTCAATGAACTCCTGCCGGTGATCGATAGCCTGGATCGCGCGCTGGAAGTGGCTGATAAAGCAAATCCGGACAACGCGGCGATGATTGAAGGTATCGAACTGACGCTGAAATCCATGCTCGATGTGGTACGTAAGTTCGGCGTGGAAGTCGTGGCCGATACCAACGTGGCGCTGGATCCGAACGTCCATCAGGCAATCGCGATGGTGGAGTCGGAAGAGGTTGCCGCAGGTAACGTGCTGGCGGTCATGCAGAAGGGATATACCCTGAACGGCCGTACCATTCGCGCTGCGATGGTGACCGTGGCGAAAGCGAAAGCGTAA
- the nadK gene encoding NAD(+) kinase — protein MNNHFKCIGIVGHPRHPTALTTHEMLYRWLCAKGYEVMVEQQIAQELQLTKVKTGTLAEIGQQADLAVVVGGDGNMLGAARTLARYDIKVIGINRGNLGFLTDLDPDNAQQQLADVLEGHYISEKRFLLEAQVCAQDCQKRISTAINEVVLHPGKVAHMIEFEVYIDETFAFSQRSDGLIISTPTGSTAYSLSAGGPILTPSLDAITLVPMFPHTLSARPLVINSSSTIRLRFSHRRSDLEISCDSQIALPIQEGEDVLIRRCDYHLNLIHPKDYSYFNTLSSKLGWSKKLF, from the coding sequence ATGAATAATCATTTCAAGTGTATTGGGATTGTTGGTCATCCACGTCACCCCACCGCGCTGACGACACATGAAATGTTGTATCGCTGGCTGTGCGCCAAGGGCTATGAGGTGATGGTAGAGCAGCAAATCGCCCAGGAGCTACAGCTGACCAAGGTGAAAACGGGCACGCTGGCAGAAATTGGTCAGCAGGCCGACCTCGCGGTAGTGGTTGGGGGTGATGGTAATATGCTGGGGGCGGCGCGCACGCTGGCGCGCTACGACATCAAAGTGATTGGTATTAACCGCGGCAATCTGGGCTTTTTAACAGACCTCGATCCCGACAATGCTCAGCAGCAACTGGCCGATGTACTGGAAGGCCATTACATCAGCGAAAAGCGTTTTTTACTGGAGGCGCAGGTCTGCGCACAGGATTGCCAGAAACGCATCAGTACCGCCATTAACGAAGTGGTGCTGCACCCGGGTAAAGTTGCCCACATGATCGAATTCGAAGTCTATATCGATGAAACCTTCGCCTTTTCGCAGCGTTCCGACGGCCTGATTATTTCAACCCCGACCGGGTCAACGGCCTATTCGCTCTCTGCAGGCGGCCCGATTCTGACCCCCTCTCTGGACGCCATTACGCTGGTCCCCATGTTCCCGCACACCCTCTCGGCACGCCCGCTGGTGATCAACAGCAGCAGCACTATACGACTGCGCTTCTCGCACCGCCGCAGCGACCTGGAGATCAGTTGTGACAGCCAGATCGCGCTGCCAATTCAGGAAGGCGAAGATGTGTTAATCCGCCGCTGCGATTACCACCTCAATCTGATTCACCCTAAAGATTACAGCTATTTCAATACATTAAGCTCTAAGCTCGGCTGGTCGAAAAAATTGTTCTGA
- the recN gene encoding DNA repair protein RecN, whose product MLAQLTISNFAIVRELEIDFHSGMTAITGETGAGKSIAIDALGLCLGGRAEGDMVRAGASRADLCARFALKDTPAAQRWLEENQLEDGRECLLRRVISSDGRSRGFINGTAVPLSQLRELGQLLIQIHGQHAHQQLVKPEHQKSLLDGYAGEYALTQLMAEHYRQWHHSCRELAHHQQQSQERAARAELLAYQLKELNEFNPQAGEFEQIDEEYKRLANSGQLLSVSQQALSLLADGEDVNLQSQLYTVRQLVTELTGMDSKLSGVLDMLEEAAIQLSEAGDELRHYCDRLDLDPNRLFELEQRISRQISLARKHHVAPEELPVYHQSLLDEQQLLDDQADSQETLSLAVSVHHQQALETAQQLHEVRQRYAQELSQHITESMHALSMPHGVFTIEVKFEANHLTADGADRIEFRVTTNPGQPLQAISKVASGGELSRIALAIQVITAQKMETPALIFDEVDVGISGPTAAVVGKLLRQLGESTQVMCVTHLPQVAGCGHHHFYVSKETDGEMTETHMQPLDKRARLQELARLLGGSEVTRNTLANAKELLAA is encoded by the coding sequence ATGCTGGCACAACTGACCATCAGCAACTTCGCCATCGTTCGTGAACTCGAAATCGATTTTCACAGTGGCATGACCGCCATCACCGGTGAAACCGGTGCCGGTAAATCTATTGCCATTGATGCGCTCGGCTTGTGCCTGGGCGGTCGTGCTGAAGGCGACATGGTGCGCGCAGGCGCGAGCCGTGCCGACCTCTGCGCCCGCTTCGCGCTCAAAGATACCCCTGCCGCCCAGCGCTGGCTTGAAGAGAACCAGCTCGAAGATGGCCGTGAGTGCTTACTCCGCCGCGTCATCAGCAGCGACGGACGTTCCCGTGGTTTCATCAACGGCACAGCCGTTCCCCTGTCGCAGCTGCGCGAGCTGGGTCAGCTACTGATTCAGATCCACGGTCAGCATGCGCATCAACAGCTTGTGAAACCTGAACATCAAAAATCGCTGCTTGATGGTTATGCTGGTGAGTATGCACTCACTCAGCTGATGGCTGAGCACTATCGCCAGTGGCACCATAGCTGCCGCGAGCTGGCCCACCATCAACAACAGAGCCAGGAGCGTGCAGCCCGTGCTGAGCTGCTGGCCTATCAGCTGAAAGAGCTGAATGAATTTAACCCGCAGGCGGGCGAATTCGAACAAATCGACGAAGAGTACAAACGTCTGGCCAACAGCGGACAGCTGCTCTCGGTTAGCCAGCAGGCATTGAGTCTGCTCGCCGATGGCGAAGATGTTAACCTGCAAAGCCAGCTCTATACCGTACGTCAGTTGGTAACCGAGCTGACGGGAATGGACAGCAAACTCTCTGGCGTGCTGGATATGCTGGAAGAGGCCGCCATTCAGCTCTCTGAAGCGGGAGATGAACTGCGCCACTATTGCGATCGGCTGGATCTCGACCCGAATCGTCTGTTTGAACTTGAGCAGCGTATTTCGCGCCAGATTTCTCTGGCCCGTAAACATCACGTGGCGCCGGAAGAGTTACCGGTTTACCACCAGTCACTTCTTGATGAGCAGCAGCTCCTTGACGATCAGGCCGATTCCCAGGAGACGCTCTCCCTGGCGGTGAGCGTTCATCACCAGCAGGCGCTGGAGACGGCGCAGCAGCTACATGAGGTTCGCCAGCGCTATGCCCAGGAGCTGAGCCAGCATATTACCGAGAGTATGCACGCCCTCTCCATGCCGCACGGTGTCTTCACCATCGAGGTGAAGTTCGAAGCCAACCATCTCACCGCAGATGGCGCAGACCGCATCGAGTTCCGTGTGACTACCAACCCGGGGCAGCCGCTGCAGGCCATCTCTAAAGTGGCTTCGGGGGGTGAACTGTCGCGTATTGCGCTGGCAATCCAGGTCATTACCGCGCAGAAGATGGAAACCCCGGCGCTTATCTTTGATGAAGTGGATGTGGGCATCAGCGGCCCGACGGCAGCCGTAGTCGGCAAACTGCTTCGCCAACTGGGAGAATCTACCCAGGTCATGTGCGTGACCCACCTGCCTCAGGTAGCAGGATGCGGACATCACCATTTCTACGTCAGTAAAGAGACCGATGGTGAAATGACCGAAACGCATATGCAGCCGCTGGACAAACGAGCCCGCCTGCAAGAGCTGGCGCGCCTTCTGGGCGGTAGCGAGGTAACACGTAATACGCTCGCGAACGCGAAAGAACTGCTGGCTGCCTAA
- the bamE gene encoding outer membrane protein assembly factor BamE produces MRCKTLTAAAAVLLMLTAGCSTLERVVYRPDINQGNYLAPNDVSKIRVGMTQQQVAYALGTPMMSDPFGTQTWFYVFRQQPGHESVTQQTLTLTFNSSGVLTNIDNKPALTKE; encoded by the coding sequence ATGCGCTGTAAAACGCTGACCGCTGCCGCAGCGGTTCTCCTGATGTTGACCGCTGGCTGCTCCACCCTGGAACGTGTGGTTTATCGCCCAGACATCAACCAGGGGAACTACCTGGCACCCAATGATGTGTCTAAAATTCGTGTTGGTATGACGCAGCAACAGGTTGCTTATGCCCTGGGTACGCCGATGATGTCCGATCCGTTCGGCACCCAGACCTGGTTCTACGTCTTTCGTCAGCAGCCTGGCCACGAGAGCGTGACCCAGCAAACGCTGACGCTGACCTTTAACAGCAGCGGTGTGCTGACCAATATCGATAACAAACCTGCACTCACCAAAGAGTAA
- a CDS encoding RnfH family protein: protein MPAKIAVEVAYALPEKQYLQRVSLEEGATVEEAIRCSGILELRSDIDLAKNKVGIYSRPVKLGDTLYDGDRVEIYRPLIADPKELRRQRAEKAAK from the coding sequence GTGCCAGCTAAAATCGCTGTGGAGGTAGCCTACGCGCTGCCGGAAAAACAGTATCTCCAGCGCGTTTCCCTGGAAGAGGGGGCGACGGTGGAAGAGGCTATCCGCTGCTCCGGTATTCTGGAACTGCGCAGCGACATCGATTTAGCGAAGAACAAAGTCGGTATCTACAGCCGTCCGGTAAAACTGGGCGATACGCTATACGATGGCGACCGGGTAGAGATTTACCGCCCGCTGATTGCCGACCCGAAAGAGCTGCGACGCCAGCGTGCTGAAAAAGCTGCAAAATAA
- a CDS encoding type II toxin-antitoxin system RatA family toxin, with amino-acid sequence MPQISRTALVPFSAEQMYQLVNNVDAYPEFLPGCTGSRVLESGPTQMTAAVDVSKAGISKTFTTRNTLTNNQSILMQLVDGPFKKLMGGWKFTPLSADACRIEFHLDFEFTNKLIELAFGRIFKELAANMVQAFTSRAKEVYSAS; translated from the coding sequence ATGCCTCAGATTAGTCGTACTGCGCTTGTTCCGTTCAGTGCGGAACAAATGTATCAGTTAGTGAACAATGTGGATGCTTATCCAGAGTTCCTTCCGGGATGTACCGGAAGCCGGGTGCTGGAATCTGGCCCGACGCAAATGACCGCCGCGGTTGATGTCTCGAAAGCGGGCATTAGCAAGACGTTTACGACCCGTAATACGTTGACCAACAATCAGAGTATTTTGATGCAGCTGGTGGATGGCCCCTTCAAGAAGTTGATGGGCGGCTGGAAGTTTACTCCGCTTAGCGCTGATGCCTGTCGTATCGAGTTTCATCTCGACTTCGAATTCACCAATAAGCTGATTGAGCTGGCGTTTGGTCGCATCTTTAAAGAGCTGGCGGCGAACATGGTGCAGGCGTTTACCTCGCGCGCAAAAGAGGTTTACAGTGCCAGCTAA
- the smpB gene encoding SsrA-binding protein SmpB, whose translation MTKKKVHKPGSATIALNKRARHEYFIEEEFEAGLALQGWEVKSLRAGKANIGDSYVILKDGEAFLFGANFTPLTVASTHYVCDPTRTRKLLLNMRELESLYGRINREGYTVVALSLYWKNAWCKVKIGVAKGKKQHDKRSDVKEREWQVDKARIMKNAGR comes from the coding sequence ATGACGAAGAAAAAAGTACATAAACCCGGCTCGGCAACCATTGCGCTCAATAAGCGTGCCCGCCATGAATACTTCATTGAAGAAGAATTCGAAGCCGGCCTTGCGCTGCAGGGCTGGGAAGTAAAATCGTTGCGCGCCGGTAAAGCTAACATCGGCGATAGCTATGTCATTCTTAAAGACGGCGAAGCGTTTCTGTTCGGCGCCAACTTTACGCCGCTGACGGTCGCCTCGACGCATTACGTTTGCGACCCGACCCGCACCCGTAAGCTGCTGCTGAACATGCGCGAACTGGAGTCCCTTTACGGGCGCATCAATCGCGAAGGCTATACCGTGGTTGCCCTGTCGCTGTACTGGAAAAACGCCTGGTGCAAAGTCAAAATTGGCGTGGCGAAAGGTAAGAAACAGCACGACAAACGCTCTGATGTGAAAGAGCGCGAGTGGCAGGTCGACAAAGCACGTATCATGAAAAACGCAGGCCGATAA
- a CDS encoding integrase domain-containing protein gives MARITRPLTNNEILKAKPREKDFTLHDGDGLFLLVKTSGKKLWRFRYQRPGSSSRTNLSLGSYPALTLAAARQIRDQHLTTLAQGMDPQQQQEQASEQRQIELDSIFSTVAANWFQIKSRSVTEDYAKDIWRSLDKDVFPAIGAIPVQEIKARTIVEALEPIKARGALETVRRLVQRINEIMIYAVNTGLIDANPASGVGMAFEKPKKQNMPTLRPEELPKLMRSLVMSNLSVSTRCLIEWQLLTLVRPSEASGARWKEIDLEEKLWTIPAERMKAKREHIVPLSSQALDILEVLKPISAHREHIFPSRNDPKQPMNSQTANAALKRIGYSGKLVAHGLRSIASTAMNEAGFNPDIIEASLAHSDKNEVRRAYNRSIYLLQRRDLMDWWGKNVKSISI, from the coding sequence ATGGCGCGCATTACACGCCCCCTCACTAACAACGAAATCCTCAAAGCGAAACCCCGCGAAAAAGACTTCACCCTGCATGATGGTGATGGCCTGTTCTTACTCGTCAAAACCTCCGGTAAAAAACTCTGGCGCTTCCGTTATCAACGACCGGGAAGCAGCAGCCGCACAAATTTGAGTCTCGGCTCATACCCTGCCCTTACACTCGCAGCAGCTCGTCAGATACGCGACCAGCACTTAACCACACTCGCGCAAGGCATGGATCCACAACAGCAACAGGAGCAAGCATCAGAACAACGCCAGATTGAGTTAGACAGCATTTTCTCAACTGTGGCTGCAAACTGGTTCCAGATTAAAAGCAGAAGTGTCACAGAGGATTATGCAAAGGATATTTGGCGTTCTTTGGATAAAGACGTGTTCCCGGCAATCGGTGCGATACCCGTTCAGGAGATAAAAGCCAGAACGATTGTTGAAGCACTTGAGCCAATCAAAGCACGAGGGGCACTGGAGACTGTTCGCCGACTGGTACAGCGTATTAACGAAATAATGATTTATGCTGTTAACACTGGTCTGATTGATGCCAACCCGGCATCAGGTGTAGGTATGGCCTTTGAGAAGCCCAAAAAGCAAAATATGCCGACACTGCGACCAGAAGAATTGCCGAAACTGATGCGTTCTTTGGTGATGTCCAATCTCTCTGTATCGACGCGCTGCCTGATTGAATGGCAACTCCTTACTCTTGTACGTCCTTCTGAGGCTTCCGGTGCTCGATGGAAAGAGATTGATCTCGAGGAAAAGCTCTGGACGATTCCAGCCGAACGGATGAAGGCTAAGCGGGAACACATAGTCCCTTTATCATCCCAGGCGTTAGATATTCTTGAAGTGTTGAAACCTATCAGTGCTCATCGCGAACATATTTTTCCAAGCAGGAATGATCCAAAACAACCAATGAATAGTCAGACTGCGAATGCTGCCCTCAAGAGGATAGGGTACAGCGGGAAACTAGTAGCACATGGTTTACGATCCATAGCAAGTACAGCTATGAATGAGGCTGGTTTTAATCCTGATATAATTGAAGCGTCGCTGGCACATAGCGACAAAAA